The Gasterosteus aculeatus chromosome 18, fGasAcu3.hap1.1, whole genome shotgun sequence genome segment GACGACAAGGGAACCACGGTTTAGTTTGGTGAAGTTGCCACATTTGCGCCCTGTGTTCCAGTAATCTGCTAGATGTGGTGTCTTTTATCACACTTTATATAAATATAGTGCAATACACAACTCAAAAGTAATGTATGGAAATAAGTTATGGAACTTTAAATGCAGGTATAAAAAAGTGTTACAGAGGACATGTTTGGCTAATCAGTGTAAAATTcatgtaaaatgtatgttttagaACAATGAAGACATTAAAGGCTTTTAGCTGTTTTCTGCGTATTTGGACGAGACAGTAACTGCAAAAAGTAAAAGCAGGGCCACAAAGGGTCACTATGCACAGATGTTGGCCACATGTTGTTACCTGATCAGTACAGTGTTGAAGTTGCCCATCTCCAAGTCCAGGCCCTGGTTCTCGCTACGAGCCAAACCGAAGCCAACGGCCAGGAACATCAGGGTCAGAGTGACCATCCGTGTGAACACATAGCCGATTGCCCACAGGTCAAAcctgaaggaaaaaacaaaaacaaggaaacaaTTTAACTATTTTTCATAGCAACAAATCAATTCATCTTTTAAAAGGGGTCCAAGTCGTAGCGAGGAGAGGCTGATcatttgaaacaaaagaaaaaaaaagacaaaaccacTAAAGGAGCGAGGATACTGACATTTTCTGATGGTTCTCGTCGGTGAAGTAGAAGAGTCTGGCGATGTGAAAGCCCAGTTCGGAGACGTACTGGAGGAAGAGCAGTACCAGACCCACACGACTTAAACTGagccaaaaacaaataaacaggaaAGAAGCAGGTTATTGATACGTTCGGCAAAGAAGACCATCCAGTGGTGAACATCTGCGCAGGTTTCTAGAACCATGAACAGTCATTTCTGTAACACAAATCAGCAGTGAAGCGGAGCCACTCAGTTGAGCGGTGCAGAGACACGAGTCTGTTCTCACTTCTCCCTCTGACATTGAGGGCATCTCAACAAAGAAAGCTCCTTCTGCTGGATGCTTACTTTAACAGATATGCTGCGGCGATGTGCAGCAGGTACAGGCAGATGTACTGCAGCTGACGAGAGATCTCCTCCTGAAGGGGAAACAAAACGCCTTCATTTGCAAGTGATATTGTACTTAGCAACGCTTgaggcccccccaccccacccccagtCACGCTCTGCGGTTAcatgcaaaacaataaaaacactcattcctgtagttgtgtgtgtggggggggggcacgcatcAACATTGCATTCCCAGCATCACAACTAATTAAATACCAAACCTGGACTCTTTATTCAAAACATCCATTTGAAGAGAGGTTTTGCCATTTGGACAAAATGTGAAATGGGTGCTCACaaaagatgaacacacacacacacacacacaacttactGACCTTGCGTACTTTCTGGAAGTAGAGCTCCGGCAACGCATGGAGCCAGTAGGCCAGCTGAGTGAGGTAGAAGAACTTCACCTGAAACCTGAAAACACGTTTAGGCAGCAGGGAAGAAGGTAAGAGGACAAGGAGTCAGTTCAATTTACACAACTACCAGGGACTCATTCCTGGTTTCATTATTCTCCCATGATGATGTAACTGAATTTAAActgttgaattatttattttttccccccattttaaaaatcttttccAGCCCTCAGCCGGAGAATAGTGAGACCTCATCAGGCAACCTCGGGCCCTGAAGTCCCTCGATCAAATATTTGGTATTTTGGTGGTCAAAATCTACTTTCTGAGCAGTTATCGAAACGCATACAGCTCAACGTTCATACCGGAGGTGGAGATGGGGGTAGTTCTCCCATAGACTGCTGAGGTGAAACAGATATCCTTCCTGTGTGCAGAAATCAAAGAGCACTTTAGACCGTCTTTCATGGGGGTGAGATTGTATATTTCAAATATATGTACGTATAAACACACTAGTTAACCATGATATTATACTTATAACAATCTCACTCACTGTTATGACGATGTACAAGCTCCACACACTCGACACcaggtgaaacacacacagttgacCCGACTCGTTAAACTTGGTATTCTTGCTCTTGGAGAGGTGGAGACGCCGGTTCACTTTCTACGACACAAACAAGACAAGACAATAGATCACGTGAAACGTAACCGGATGACAGCTCAATTTGTCATACACAAGGAAATGTCACAGTAAAAGAAACTAGGACAAGACAGAAGCGATTTATGTCAGCCGCCGAAACAGCCTCCCCTGCAGTATTCCTTTCAAGACGCTTTGTATAAATCGTGGGGACGGTGCTAAAATAACACCTCGATCCTTCTCGCTGGCCTATTTCTAAACAATTACACAAGGGCCTGTCTCCCTCTTACGGGCTTCACAACATCAACCCTCATAGACCTGAATGTCAGCCCGGCTGATTTAGTATCAGCTGCGCTTTTTGGGATATGTTACGATTCAGCtacttttcaaaatgtccttttaaagTGCGACTGGATGAGACTTTTCAATCCtgaataaaatgagaaaatgtgtccaaatatGTTCATCCACAGCACATTATTAAAAGAAAGGATAAGACTTTTTGGCAGGTTTTTCAAGTGGatgactgcaaaaaaaaaaaaaaagggggggggggtggggggttacaATCTTCCCCTTCCATTGATTGGCTATCAGTGATGTCTTACATCTGTGtacattcttttaaaaaaggggtCATCATTTAACAAATTTCGCCAAGGCGGTGTTGCATtaggacacacacatgctgtgcaCATATAATTACATGTATGAATAATGAATGTACTTGGGTTTAAATTTATCTCGAGGATTTCTATGCTGTGCGTCCCTCTGACAGTATATTAGGCCACTGCGACTGGATACTCACATCCAGGAGATACTCCTGCACGACTGCATGGAGGATGATGGCGATGAAGGTGTAGAAGAGGATGGTGGCAGAGTCCTTCCACCCGTAATGGTAAAACGTCACCTCGCCCTCTAAGCACACGTAGGAGGGGTTAAACACACAACGAGCCTTCAACGGAGGTGTGTTAAACATCCTGGAGCAACGTAATCGCTCAATTcagataataaaatataatgttacAGGCAGGAACAGCAGAAGTGAAAATAATGGGAGACTGAATCAAATTTAGTGTTTAAAAAGAACTCCAGGAGTGCGGCGGATACCTGGTGATAGCGTGGTGGCGTTGTGCTGAGGCTGAATGAAGAGTATGGCCGTCTTGGCTGTTGTCTGGTCAATTGGATGAGATGGGaattagcagcagcagcagcagcatattTGGTAGAACATCAAGAGGACAGTCTCCGAGGTGTCATCGTGCATGTACAACGTGtggtttgtgtgcttgtgtgagtgtgtcggggggggggata includes the following:
- the tram2 gene encoding translocating chain-associated membrane protein 2 isoform X2 gives rise to the protein MAFRRRNKSYPFFSQEFLIQNHADIVFSLVILVLIGLMFETTAKTAILFIQPQHNATTLSPEGEVTFYHYGWKDSATILFYTFIAIILHAVVQEYLLDKVNRRLHLSKSKNTKFNESGQLCVFHLVSSVWSLYIVITEGYLFHLSSLWENYPHLHLRFQVKFFYLTQLAYWLHALPELYFQKVRKEEISRQLQYICLYLLHIAAAYLLNLSRVGLVLLFLQYVSELGFHIARLFYFTDENHQKMFDLWAIGYVFTRMVTLTLMFLAVGFGLARSENQGLDLEMGNFNTVLIRMTVLLLVCFTQSWLLWKFIRFQLRRWRESRLEQALRKKAAAKQPLRPLKRDSIGHHENGVLKAENGASPRSKKLKSP
- the tram2 gene encoding translocating chain-associated membrane protein 2 isoform X1, with the translated sequence MAFRRRNKSYPFFSQEFLIQNHADIVFSLVILVLIGLMFETTAKTAILFIQPQHNATTLSPEGEVTFYHYGWKDSATILFYTFIAIILHAVVQEYLLDKVNRRLHLSKSKNTKFNESGQLCVFHLVSSVWSLYIVITEGYLFHLSSLWENYPHLHLRFQVKFFYLTQLAYWLHALPELYFQKVRKEEISRQLQYICLYLLHIAAAYLLNLSRVGLVLLFLQYVSELGFHIARLFYFTDENHQKMFDLWAIGYVFTRMVTLTLMFLAVGFGLARSENQGLDLEMGNFNTVLIRMTVLLLVCFTQSWLLWKFIRFQLRRWRESRLEQALRKKAAAKQPLRPLKRDSSEYRLGHHENGVLKAENGASPRSKKLKSP